A window of Panicum virgatum strain AP13 chromosome 8K, P.virgatum_v5, whole genome shotgun sequence contains these coding sequences:
- the LOC120645035 gene encoding uncharacterized protein LOC120645035 isoform X1 — MLSPSYPPQSPSQIRKLGVSFEGSAGWTTRQRWRASSPRRRRSCRPLRAWPCRPPPGAPRSHPGCRPTPRQEAVLQAAAVRPEHSKQEALTSTAAGFVDSISTRSRRRRPKRATSTSAAAGQHARIQDLPLMRRTPPPPFISSSGSLSPCIQVRPHFGRRSAIELKALHNSRWRTGSKLMCSCTYFLILKLEIVICKMFNVLVKFYIRSRLFARCVMCCIISIEDAPTVSVQLLLPIAFEQLQRGAPSLMFVHVNNNLSLNLRIRSKVVIRSK, encoded by the exons ATGCTCAGCCCGTCGTATCCTCCCCAATCCCCATCCCAGATCCGGAAGCTTGGGGTCAGCTTCGAGGGTTCTGCGGGATGGACGACAAGGCAAAGATGGAGAGCAAGctcccctcggcggcggcgttcctgcAGGCCGCTGCGCGCCTGGCCGTGCAGGCCTCCGCCCGGCGCCCCGAGGTCCCATCCAGGCTGCCGCCCTACACCCCGCCAGGAGGCCGTCCTGCAGGCTGCCGCCGTGCGCCCCGAGCACAGCAAGCAGGAGGCCCTCACCTCCACCGCTG CTGGATTTGTCGATTCCATTTCCACCAGAtcgaggcggcgacggccgaaGAGGGCAACCTCGACCTCAGCAGCAGCGGGTCAACACGCTCGTATCCAAGATCTGCCTCTGATGCGTAGAACTCCGCCACCACCGTTCATCTCCTCCTCGGGTTCTCTCTCCCCCTGTATCCAG GTGAGACCTCACTTTGGACGAAGGAGTGCAATAGAATTGAAAGCTCTACATAATTCTAG GTGGCGAACAGGCTCCAAGCTCATGTGCAGCTGTACATATTTTCTAATTTTGAAATTGGAGATTGTAATTTGTAAG ATGTTTAATGTGCTAGTAAAATTCTACATTAGATCTCGTCTCTTCGCCAGATGTGTAATGTGCTGCATAATTTCCATTGAAGACGCACCAACGGTTTCTGTTCAACTCTTGCTACCTATTGCCTTCGAG CAACTGCAAAGAGGAGCACCAAGTCTGATGTTTGTGCACGTCAACAACAACTTGAGTCTGAACTTGAGAATCCGAAGCAAGGTGGTAATCAGAAGCAAGTAG
- the LOC120645035 gene encoding uncharacterized protein LOC120645035 isoform X2: MLSPSYPPQSPSQIRKLGVSFEGSAGWTTRQRWRASSPRRRRSCRPLRAWPCRPPPGAPRSHPGCRPTPRQEAVLQAAAVRPEHSKQEALTSTAAGFVDSISTRSRRRRPKRATSTSAAAGQHARIQDLPLMRRTPPPPFISSSGSLSPCIQVRPHFGRRSAIELKALHNSRWRTGSKLMCSCTYFLILKLEIVICKISSLRQMCNVLHNFH, from the exons ATGCTCAGCCCGTCGTATCCTCCCCAATCCCCATCCCAGATCCGGAAGCTTGGGGTCAGCTTCGAGGGTTCTGCGGGATGGACGACAAGGCAAAGATGGAGAGCAAGctcccctcggcggcggcgttcctgcAGGCCGCTGCGCGCCTGGCCGTGCAGGCCTCCGCCCGGCGCCCCGAGGTCCCATCCAGGCTGCCGCCCTACACCCCGCCAGGAGGCCGTCCTGCAGGCTGCCGCCGTGCGCCCCGAGCACAGCAAGCAGGAGGCCCTCACCTCCACCGCTG CTGGATTTGTCGATTCCATTTCCACCAGAtcgaggcggcgacggccgaaGAGGGCAACCTCGACCTCAGCAGCAGCGGGTCAACACGCTCGTATCCAAGATCTGCCTCTGATGCGTAGAACTCCGCCACCACCGTTCATCTCCTCCTCGGGTTCTCTCTCCCCCTGTATCCAG GTGAGACCTCACTTTGGACGAAGGAGTGCAATAGAATTGAAAGCTCTACATAATTCTAG GTGGCGAACAGGCTCCAAGCTCATGTGCAGCTGTACATATTTTCTAATTTTGAAATTGGAGATTGTAATTTGTAAG ATCTCGTCTCTTCGCCAGATGTGTAATGTGCTGCATAATTTCCATTGA
- the LOC120645035 gene encoding uncharacterized protein LOC120645035 isoform X3 has translation MRRTPPPPFISSSGSLSPCIQVRPHFGRRSAIELKALHNSRWRTGSKLMCSCTYFLILKLEIVICKMFNVLVKFYIRSRLFARCVMCCIISIEDAPTVSVQLLLPIAFEQLQRGAPSLMFVHVNNNLSLNLRIRSKVVIRSK, from the exons ATGCGTAGAACTCCGCCACCACCGTTCATCTCCTCCTCGGGTTCTCTCTCCCCCTGTATCCAG GTGAGACCTCACTTTGGACGAAGGAGTGCAATAGAATTGAAAGCTCTACATAATTCTAG GTGGCGAACAGGCTCCAAGCTCATGTGCAGCTGTACATATTTTCTAATTTTGAAATTGGAGATTGTAATTTGTAAG ATGTTTAATGTGCTAGTAAAATTCTACATTAGATCTCGTCTCTTCGCCAGATGTGTAATGTGCTGCATAATTTCCATTGAAGACGCACCAACGGTTTCTGTTCAACTCTTGCTACCTATTGCCTTCGAG CAACTGCAAAGAGGAGCACCAAGTCTGATGTTTGTGCACGTCAACAACAACTTGAGTCTGAACTTGAGAATCCGAAGCAAGGTGGTAATCAGAAGCAAGTAG